The genomic stretch TCGCTCTGGTGGCCAGCCCGGCCCTCGCCCAGGAGTCCGCGTTGCCCGCGCTTCGCGAGGCCGCCCGCGCGAATGCCCGCGACTACGACGCCCAGGTCGCGCTCGGCCGCGCGCTGCTGGACGCCGGACGCTACCGCGAGGCGAGCGCGACCCTGCGGCGCGCGGCGCGGCTGCGGCGCAACGATCCGGCGGCGCTCTACGAGGCGGCGCGCGTGGCCTTCGCCCAGGGCGAGTACCGGCAGGCGCGGGCGCAGTGCCGCGCGATCGAGCGGGCCGACCGGGAGAGCCCCATCGCCCACATCTGCATGGCGCGCGCGTTCCTCGCCTGGAACCGCTCGTCTCGCGCGTTCGAGGAGCTCGAGACCGCGCTCCAGGCCTCGCCCAACGACTTCGAGGCCCTGCTCGCGCTCGGCGAGGCGCACCGGCTGCGCGGATCGATCCGCGAGGCCGAGGAGGCCTACGGCCGCGCGGCGCGCGCGAACGCGCAGTCGGCGGAGCCCCACCTCGGCCTCGGGCAGCTCTACGCGGCCGCGCATGGAGAGGAGCAGGCCATCACCCACCTCCGCCGCGCGCACGCGCTGGCGCCGAACGACCCCGACGTCGACTTCGAGCTGGGCCGGCTGCTGAGCGGGGAGGAGGCCATCACGCACCTGCGCGAGGCCACCCAGAACCGCCC from Sandaracinaceae bacterium encodes the following:
- a CDS encoding tetratricopeptide repeat protein, translating into MIRLTLALSLALVASPALAQESALPALREAARANARDYDAQVALGRALLDAGRYREASATLRRAARLRRNDPAALYEAARVAFAQGEYRQARAQCRAIERADRESPIAHICMARAFLAWNRSSRAFEELETALQASPNDFEALLALGEAHRLRGSIREAEEAYGRAARANAQSAEPHLGLGQLYAAAHGEEQAITHLRRAHALAPNDPDVDFELGRLLSGEEAITHLREATQNRPGWAIAETALGDALEAAGNHDEAIRVYREAIGHDSRLASARAGLGRALAAAGQLEEAEETLRDAIDEVPNDAESVVALASVLARTDRAEEAYERYRHAADLDPRDPTPLVEAARLALAQERPVLAVGFLQRVIGQHPNHAPALQLMGDVMRARRQGSQARSFYQRALQGEGTIDRNAIQQTLRALP